A genomic window from Solanum dulcamara chromosome 11, daSolDulc1.2, whole genome shotgun sequence includes:
- the LOC129874255 gene encoding protein NRT1/ PTR FAMILY 5.8 — MAGGQSRGYLNKPCILLIVIAGMERFSFKGVASNLVTYLTDVAKMSNSAAAKMVNNWCGITSMLPLLVAPLADTYLDRYTTVLASSSLYFAGLLALTSLALQWPWTSVDKSGFSSSLSWSLHLISLGQAGYNPSLQAFAADQLDDEEELPCTKNDQSSKKKSTFFHWWYFGICCGSLLGVSIMSYIQDTLGWGLGFAIPAIAMIVSIVVFRFGNRFYTHNNDGEIIHIKSLGGHIVKAIRAATSRLTCGEIAVPESNKSKVVEIELEDAPLCQQDSGSTEGGDKKTENGIVEILKVVLPLLPVWTMLLMFAVIFQQPATFFTKQGMTMTRNIGSNFRIPPAALQSSITISIILLMPLYDTFFIPFIRVLTRNEKGITVMQRMGIGMFLSVIAMIIAALTERKRLDIARNIGTSTSEALPMSIFWLLPQYILLGISDIFTVVGMQEFFYSEVPINMRTLGIALYTSVFGCGSFFSSFLITVIEHVTNSIGEKQNWFADDMTKARLDNYYWFLALSSAASFLMFMVFCRFYRSRTVN; from the exons ATGGCTGGAGGACAGAGTCGGGGATATCTCAACAAACCATGTATTCTCCTCATAG TAATAGCGGGAATGGAGAGGTTTTCATTCAAAGGGGTGGCATCAAATTTAGTGACATATCTAACAGATGTGGCCAAAATGAGCAATTCAGCAGCGGCAAAGATGGTTAACAATTGGTGTGGTATTACGTCTATGTTGCCACTGCTTGTTGCTCCACTAGCTGATACTTATTTGGACCGCTACACCACTGTATTGGCTTCTTCTTCTCTATATTTTGCT GGTCTTTTAGCTTTGACATCATTGGCATTACAATGGCCATGGACTTCCGTGGACAAATCGGGTTTCTCTTCATCGTTATCGTGGTCTCTGCATTTAATTTCACTAGGCCAAGCGGGTTACAACCCGTCCTTACAAGCTTTTGCAGCGGACCAATTGGATGACGAAGAAGAATTGCCCTGTACAAAGAATGACCAGAGCTCCAAGAAAAAGAGTACATTTTTCCACTGGTGGTATTTTGGtatatgttgtggcagcctacTTGGAGTGTCCATCATGTCGTACATACAGGACACGTTAGGATGGGGATTAGGTTTCGCCATTCCCGCGATTGCCATGATAGTATCGATTGTAGTATTCAGATTTGGCAACCGCTTTTATACACACAACAATGATGGCGaaattattcatatcaagtcTTTGGGAGGCCATATAGTTAAAGCTATTAGAGCGGCTACCTCAAGATTGACCTGTGGTGAGATTGCTGTGCCTGAATCGAACAAGTCAAAAGTTGTTGAGATCGA ACTTGAAGATGCACCACTCTGCCAACAAGATTCAGGCAGCACGGAAGGCGGTGATAAAAAGACAGAGAATGGGATAGTTGAAATTCTAAAAGTAGTACTACCTCTACTTCCGGTATGGACTATGCTTCTGATGTTTGCAGTGATTTttcaacaacctgcaacatttTTCACTAAACAAGGTATGACAATGACAAGAAACATTGGAAGCAACTTCCGAATTCCACCAGCTGCACTTCAGAGTTCAATCACAATATCTATAATCCTGCTCATGCCTCTTTACGACACGTTCTTTATCCCCTTCATTCGTGTTTTGACACGTAATGAGAAAGGTATTACTGTGATGCAGAGAATGGGAATAGGAATGTTCCTTTCAGTGATAGCAATGATAATTGCTGCTCTTACCGAAAGAAAAAGACTAGATATTGCCAGAAATATCGGTACTTCAACTTCAGAAGCTTTGCCAATGAGCATATTTTGGTTGCTGCCTCAATACATTCTATTGGGAATTTCAGATATATTCACAGTTGTTGGTATGCAAGAGTTCTTTTATTCTGAGGTTCCAATAAATATGAGAACTTTAGGCATAGCTCTTTATACTAGTGTATTTGGTTGTGGTAGTTTCTTCAGCTCATTCCTTATAACAGTGATCGAACATGTGACAAATTCAATAGGAGAAAAGCAGAACTGGTTCGCTGATGACATGACCAAAGCCCGGCTAGACAACTATTACTGGTTTCTGGCCTTGTCAAGTGCAGCAAGTTTTCTCATGTTTATGGTTTTCTGTCGATTTTATAGGAGCAGGACAGTTAATTAG
- the LOC129872947 gene encoding uncharacterized protein LOC129872947, translated as MGLFSYTVAGGGFILIGAWESLVSSSGALKNSSPSSTTQSPPQNSSTDKHDQDSVFSSSVTFVLILILSFLFVLNSLLSFFDALNSKDNVGSVLQLQVIAISLVFFLYSVLGLMTCLKKSFDLPSPILNLLCLFAFAEEFLLFYLQRKDPSGVENRYYDLLLVPITICAFCSFLELKNPKSNYTRLGRGIGLILQGMWILQMGFAFFSDLIAHGCYLHEKSRGNYTVKCKGHPEYHRGGAIATLQFNCHLALLVAVVSFVYSIVCKKHGIGREHMRYRPIGAEMQHLEMDSQAHFKLESDEDDDNENVIKEEMNVEMQKAILPVPESETNGYHIHP; from the coding sequence ATGGGGCTATTCAGCTATACTGTCGCCGGCGGCGGATTCATACTAATCGGCGCTTGGGAATCTCTGGTCTCTTCCTCCGGTGCCCTGAAAAATTCATCACCGTCGTCCACTACCCAATCGCCGCCACAAAACTCATCTACAGATAAGCATGACCAAGATTCTGTTTTTTCTTCATCGGTCACCTTTGTATTAATCTTAATCCTTTCGTTCCTTTTCGTTCTTAATTCCTTATTATCCTTTTTCGACGCACTCAACTCCAAAGACAACGTTGGTTCCGTGCTTCAATTGCAGGTTATTGCAATTTCGCTTGTTTTCTTTCTCTATTCGGTTTTAGGGCTCATGACCTGCTTGAAAAAATCTTTTGATTTACCTTCACCGATCCTCAATTTGCTTTGCCTCTTCGCTTTTGCTGAGGAATTTTTGTTGTTTTACCTTCAAAGGAAAGACCCAAGTGGAGTTGAGAATCGTTACTATGATCTCTTgcttgtgcctattactatttgtGCATTTTGTTCATTTCTTGAATTGAAAAATCCCAAATCGAATTACACTAGATTGGGACGTGGGATTGGGTTAATTTTGCAAGGGATGTGGATTCTTCAAATGGGGTTTGCGTTTTTCTCCGATTTGATTGCACATGGATGCTATTTGCATGAAAAGAGTAGAGGTAATTACACGGTTAAGTGTAAAGGTCATCCTGAGTACCATCGAGGTGGAGCTATTGCTACCCTTCAGTTCAATTGCCACCTTGCTCTTCTTGTGGCTGTGGTTTCTTTTGTATACTCAATTGTGTGTAAAAAACATGGCATTGGCCGTGAACATATGCGGTATAGACCTATTGGAGCTGAGATGCAACACTTGGAAATGGATAGTCAAGCTCATTTTAAGTTGGAGTCTGATGAAGATGATGACAATGAGAATGTGATAAAAGAAGAGATGAATGTTGAAATGCAAAAGGCTATCTTACCTGTTCCTGAATCAGAAACTAATGGCTATCATATCCATCCTTGA
- the LOC129874751 gene encoding uncharacterized protein LOC129874751: MNIINRASSILLSLLFFLDFFQESVHGRPLLLSIGRPKPDDAALFARWLVSQSSWGVLNTIASDMGGAPFGNVVSFSDGLPDKGRGIPYFYLTTLDPTARNALKDQRSSFTISEYAIGTCGKKDPENPSCAKITLVGKLKVVNGDPKETSFAQTALFTKHPEMEGWPKSHDFQIYKLEIEEIFMINWFGGPKPLTVDQYLQAKMDCQMAIA; encoded by the exons ATGAATATCATCAACAGGGCATCTTCGATTTTACTTTCTCTGTTGTTCTTCTTGGATTTTTTCCAAGAATCTGTTCATGGGCGCCCTCTTTTACTGTCAATTGGCAGACCCAAGCCGGATGATGCTGCCTTATTTGCTCGATGGCTCGTTTCTCAGAGTTCTTGGGGTGTCCTCAA TACTATAGCAAGTGATATGGGAGGAGCACCGTTCGG GAATGTTGTTTCATTTAGTGATGGGTTACCAGACAAAGGCCGTGGCATACCGTACTTCTACTTAACAACACTTGATCCCACTGCTAGAAATGCATTAAAAGACCAGAGATCATCATTTACAATCAGTGAGTACGCCATTGGAACTTGTGGCAAGAAAGATCCTGAGAACCCATCTTGCGCCAAAATTACCCTTGTAGGAAAG TTGAAAGTTGTTAATGGAGATCCAAAGGAAACTAGCTTTGCTCAAACTGCTTTATTCACAAAACACCCTGAGATGGAAG GTTGGCCCAAGAGTCACGATTTCCAGATATACAAATTAGAGATAGAAGAGATATTTATGATCAATTGGTTTGGTGGTCCCAAACCTCTCACCGTGGATCAGTATTTGCAGGCAAAAAT GGATTGTCAAATGGCCATTGCATGA